The following nucleotide sequence is from Diospyros lotus cultivar Yz01 chromosome 3, ASM1463336v1, whole genome shotgun sequence.
CGGTTGGAGTAAAACGGGAAGGAGGCCACAGGCCGGTGGAGGCTGAGGGTGATCGAGAACCAAGAGAGTGGTGAAAGTGAAGGGAGGAAGTGGATTTCAACGGGAATTGGAGAGAGAAAGGTAATCTACCGATTTTGGGGGATATTGGGATTGTTGTCGTAGTGGTTATTGAGCAGTATACCGGTGGTCGCAGGACGGATGAAGGCGTAGCGAAGCTTGCCTCCATGGTTTTTGTGATATTATTCAGAGAGAAGAAGAGTTTTGCCATTGCAGCATTGTGATAAGATAAAGCAGGAACTGACCATGGGCCGCCCTCCTCAAAAGCCCATTTTAAGAACATtggagcatttttttttttttcaaataaaaatattcgtAATAGTCCTCTAATTGATAATGATGACGGTAACGCGGTTACAAGTTTTAGGTATACTTCACACTagatattattaatttttttagtttaggGCACCAATTTTTAACCTTATTTGTACACATTTATCTTAAAAGAATGACCATTTATTTAAGTTAAATGGAGCAATGCATAGTGCATGAATTCCTGATTCCATCAATTGTGACGTTTATGACAACTTATATTAGATTCTTTGTATGCTTAATTTATCATCGATTAAAGGCTTGGGTGGGTCAAAGAGAAACAATGCCACATCAGATGCAACTAAAaaatagtttcttttttttttctttttttgggctaagaagagatatatatatatatatatattataaaagttTATACAGATATTTGTACTAAGAAAACTTCAATCAGAAACATAAAGAATAATAAATTGTAAACACAAACACTGAACACTAATCACTACGATTAATCATCACATATCAAAATAGGTCTTGGGGTCTTGGAAGATATGCTTGGGTAGAAAGACTAGGTTAGGGAATAGCACATACAATAGCTAAAGTGAGAATACAAGAGAAGACACTAGatgttgttatttataataacacTTTTGTTACTCAATTCTTAACTAATCATTTGACAATGATAACCTTAATTTGTAAGCGAGAAAAACAATGGTAACGCACTAATGATAGTGTGGCAGAGTCATTGTTGATGACCTTAATTTGCAAAcgagaaaaataatgataacGCACTGATGATAGTTTGACAAAGTAACAATGACGAATCTTAGTTTAACCCAAATACTATATTCTAATCAAAGTCAAATCTACCTTCACTAGATGACCAAGTGGTATTAATCGGACAGAAAGGCAAAGAATTACAAAGATAGATAACAAGGCAAGTGGGGTGATAGAGGTTTGTGGCTCGCAATAGTGTTCTAGCAATGAGAGAttggaaaaagagaagaaagattgAGAAGAATGACGATAAAGagtcaagaaagaaaaaagagtttGAGAGACGAAAGAACAAAACTGCAATAACATTCTGTTGTCTATTATTATATATCATTGCCTCTATTATAGTGCCTTGGTCCCTCTATAACTCTATCTCAATTTATCCACTTCACCAATGTTGCGCTAACTTCTCTTATTTTACAACTCCTCTTTCTCTCGCAAGAGTTGTTGATGTGATAACAACCTTCTATTATTTGATCATTTGAATTAAGAGGGGTTGGTCTTCAATCCAAACCTTTCCTATTGCCAACCaaaaataaagttgaaaaactattttcgtttttattttttctatcaaTTAGAACCATGATCAggtaatattttataaaatttttataatttagatcACACCTTCTAATATAATCTTCCCATAAAAATTTGTTACTTTAATTTCCAAGGAGAAgtctttatttgtatttatgtaTGTTATAAGAACAAATTATTTAACTCATCTTAAACTTAAAGAGTGTCTCATGCACAAACTAGTAGTGTTCATCAAAAtgcaataaagaaaataaaaataaaaattataaacaaaagtCCCGTATTCTTTGGGTCAGCCATTCTTTGTATCATCGTTGTGttattcaaaaattacaaagccTGGTGAATTCCTTTCCAATCGAGGATCTGTAAATCTGAAGTTCCCAAAATTCATAGCAACCGATCGAGAAACAAACCTCTCTCCAGCTTGCCATTGCTGAACTTCAGACACCCAGATCCTTAAACAAAAACTAATTCATCATGTTAATatgaaagaaagggaaaataaatcaaaatcgaaaacaaaaagaacaatcTGCAGGCCTAACTATCATCTTCCTTTGATCATGGCGTAAACGCAAGCAGGAGGATGACAACAACATGAAGAATCCAAATTAGCAAAATGATCAGTAAGCTAGTTGTGTACACACTTTCCACTTTCTTTCCACCGCCGCGGATTCATCTTCAACAACTTAAAATCATGTATCGTTCCACACCGTAAACGTTTGAGATCCGTTGCAAACCGCCGCAATGGCGCCTGCCCTCTGCGAAAGAGCCGGCACCGCCGTCGGAATCCAGTCGTTACAAGCCGACTGCTGCTGCTGCGATAGATAGTACATGTGACTATTCCTAGGATCCGAGGAACCAAACATGTTTTCGTACCCAAGCTCCTTAATCTCATTATTCTCCCCGAATCCACTCCCGTGAGTGTTGTTTCCAGCAGCTTCTTGGGATATAACAGTAGTCCCCAGTGGCATCACATACCCGCCATTGCCATTGCCGCCGGCGCCGGGGAAGCCCACTCCGCCGTAGATGGGGTTGCTGGAGCCGGAGCTGTGCTCAATCGAGGAGGAGGATTCCATGCTCATCAGATTTTGCAGCTGGAAGAAGTTATGAGGGTTCCCAAGCTGAAGCTGGTTGAGGTCTTGGCCGAAGGCGGCGTGTTCCGTTTCGGCCGGCTCTTGCTTGCACCACAGTCGACCATATGGGTAGTGGAAGTTGAGTGGCTGAGCTTGCTGGAAGGCAATGGTGGGCCAGTTGGCGCCATAACCGCCCATTCCACTGCCGAGATGGGAGCTTATGTTGTCGGCATCGGCTCTCTGGACAGCCTCCATCGCCATTTCAGCCTGCTCGACATCTTTCAGCCGCTTGGCAGCGCCACCTATCGGCAGCGTGCTGCTCTCTAGAATGCTCTTGACATCGTAGCGGCTCATGTCGAAGTTTGTCACTGCGTTCAGTCCGCGGAACTTTATAGCCGCAATGTCATAGGCTTCTGCTGCTTCTTCCTGGGTGCCTAATTAAAGAGTTCAGAGAAGTCAGGCGGGGAAGAGTTGGTATACagatttttttgtgaatttctgGGCTACTACATGATCCGCCCAATACGCAAAACCAAAAGAAGTTGCTAAATTGTGGGTTTCCGAGGAAAATTAAAGAATCAATTGTAAACTTACTGAAAGTTCCCAAGTAAAGATCCTTGTTTCCCGCAACTCTACCGATCCTTGCTTGCCATCTTCCATGCTGGTGGTGTCTAACAACAGACCGAAAGTTGAGCAAAAGcacaataataacaaatatatgaatTCTCTAATTTCAACCATCAAactttatatacaaaatataatcgAGCTCATTAatactaattattttaattatgaaaattctaGTTGGGTTTACCTTGTCACTCCTCTGTAGATGGATGCGCCGCGAGAGAACCCACTGCTTTTCCTGCAGGAAGAATGGAACTATCAGAAACTGCAGTTAATATGTCATATTggagaaaacaacaaaataaaacgagaaaaagttttttttttctttttttaaatttgtttaccTCCTAAGAGAGGCGACGTATTCTTGCCTGGTCATGTGCTTCATTTCTTCAATCTCTTTTTCATAGTTGCTGACCTAAAGTTTCAAATcaacaaaacaagataaaattgtgaaatatatatatatatatacacaccaaCAAGGTGAGTGGATAGAATTCTGCGGCATGTTTCCTTGCTCCTTTTTGCCTAAAGAAAT
It contains:
- the LOC127797763 gene encoding AP2-like ethylene-responsive transcription factor BBM, with the protein product MASMNNWLGFSLSPQPQDHSHASAVSRLGFNSEEISGADVSGECFDLASDSTVPSLNLPAPFGIFEAFNRNNQSQDWNMKGVNMNSSSNYKASSELSMLMGSSCSNQNLEDHGPKLENFLGGHSFADHRQKLSDQMYPNCSLQLPSETNMDNGGGGSTSTIGLSMIKNWLRNQQSSPAPPDNKGAQSTLSLSMSTGSQTTTPLPLLSAGGGGGGESSTSSDNRQLKETTADAQTGAVETVPRKSIDTFGQRTSIYRGVTRHRWTGRYEAHLWDNSCRREGQTRKGRQVYLGGYDKEEKAARAYDLAALKYWGPTTTTNFPVSNYEKEIEEMKHMTRQEYVASLRRKSSGFSRGASIYRGVTRHHQHGRWQARIGRVAGNKDLYLGTFSTQEEAAEAYDIAAIKFRGLNAVTNFDMSRYDVKSILESSTLPIGGAAKRLKDVEQAEMAMEAVQRADADNISSHLGSGMGGYGANWPTIAFQQAQPLNFHYPYGRLWCKQEPAETEHAAFGQDLNQLQLGNPHNFFQLQNLMSMESSSSIEHSSGSSNPIYGGVGFPGAGGNGNGGYVMPLGTTVISQEAAGNNTHGSGFGENNEIKELGYENMFGSSDPRNSHMYYLSQQQQSACNDWIPTAVPALSQRAGAIAAVCNGSQTFTVWNDT